A stretch of the Neptunomonas phycophila genome encodes the following:
- a CDS encoding isocitrate lyase produces the protein MSNFTNDIDAIATLRAQQGAAWEAINPEYAARMRAQNQFKTGLDIAKYTAKIMRDDMARYDADSSQYTQSLGCWHGFIGQQKMISIKKHFNSTDRRYLYLSGWMVAALRSEFGPLPDQSMHEKTSVASLIEELYTFLRQADARELGGLFRQLDAARDAGDSAAEKAVQAQIDGFQTHVVPIIADIDAGFGNEEATYLLAKKMIEAGACCIQIENQVSDEKQCGHQDGKVTVPHADFLAKIRAVRYAFLELGVDDGVIVARTDSLGAGLTKQIAVTNEPGDLGDLYNAFLDGDYVESADDINNGDVVVKANGKLLKPKRLASGLFQFKKGSGEDRCVLDCITSLQNGADLLWIETEKPHVGQIGGMVNRIREVVPNAKLVYNNSPSFNWTLNFRQQVFDAMVEEGKDVSAYDRAGLMDVKYDETELAIEADKRIQTFQADAAREAGIFHHLITLPTYHTAALSTDNLAKEYFGEMGMLGYVAGVQRKEIRQGIACVKHQNMAGSDMGDDHKEYFSGDAALKASGKDNTMNQF, from the coding sequence ATGTCAAATTTCACAAATGATATCGATGCAATCGCAACACTCCGCGCTCAACAAGGCGCCGCGTGGGAAGCCATCAACCCTGAATATGCCGCTCGTATGCGCGCTCAAAACCAGTTCAAAACAGGTTTGGATATCGCTAAGTACACCGCTAAAATCATGCGCGATGACATGGCTCGTTACGATGCCGACTCATCTCAGTACACGCAATCTCTTGGCTGCTGGCACGGGTTTATCGGCCAACAGAAAATGATCTCTATTAAGAAGCACTTTAATAGCACTGATCGTCGCTACTTGTACCTGTCTGGTTGGATGGTAGCGGCTCTGCGCTCTGAGTTCGGTCCTTTACCTGACCAATCTATGCACGAGAAAACCTCGGTTGCATCACTCATCGAAGAGCTTTACACCTTCTTGCGTCAAGCTGATGCTCGTGAACTAGGCGGCCTATTCCGTCAGTTAGACGCCGCTCGTGACGCCGGTGACAGCGCCGCTGAAAAAGCCGTACAAGCTCAAATCGATGGTTTCCAAACACACGTTGTTCCTATCATTGCTGATATCGATGCAGGTTTTGGTAACGAAGAAGCCACTTACCTTCTCGCTAAGAAGATGATCGAAGCCGGTGCTTGCTGTATCCAAATCGAGAACCAAGTATCTGACGAGAAGCAGTGTGGCCACCAAGACGGTAAAGTAACGGTGCCTCATGCAGACTTCCTTGCTAAGATCCGTGCGGTTCGTTACGCATTCCTTGAGCTAGGTGTTGATGACGGTGTTATCGTGGCACGTACTGACTCATTGGGTGCGGGCTTAACAAAACAGATCGCTGTAACGAACGAGCCAGGCGACCTAGGCGATTTGTATAACGCCTTCCTAGACGGCGATTACGTTGAAAGTGCTGATGACATCAACAACGGTGACGTGGTGGTTAAAGCCAACGGTAAACTACTCAAGCCTAAGCGTTTAGCATCTGGTTTGTTCCAGTTCAAGAAAGGTTCTGGCGAAGACCGTTGCGTACTTGACTGCATCACATCTCTACAAAACGGTGCTGACTTGTTATGGATCGAGACTGAGAAGCCTCACGTGGGTCAAATTGGCGGCATGGTTAACCGTATCCGTGAAGTGGTTCCTAACGCTAAGCTGGTTTACAACAACTCACCTTCGTTCAACTGGACGTTGAACTTCCGTCAGCAAGTATTTGATGCGATGGTTGAAGAAGGTAAGGATGTTTCTGCTTACGATCGTGCTGGTTTGATGGACGTTAAGTACGATGAGACTGAGTTGGCAATCGAAGCTGACAAGCGTATCCAGACGTTCCAAGCGGACGCGGCACGTGAAGCCGGTATTTTCCACCACTTAATCACATTGCCTACGTACCACACCGCTGCCTTGTCGACTGACAACTTGGCTAAAGAGTACTTCGGCGAAATGGGCATGTTGGGTTATGTCGCTGGCGTACAACGTAAAGAGATCCGTCAAGGTATCGCCTGCGTTAAGCACCAAAACATGGCTGGTTCTGACATGGGTGATGATCACAAAGAGTACTTCTCTGGTGATGCCGCACTGAAAGCGTCCGGTAAAGACAATACGATGAACCAGTTCTAA